The following coding sequences lie in one Synechococcus sp. PCC 7336 genomic window:
- a CDS encoding 1-acyl-sn-glycerol-3-phosphate acyltransferase — protein sequence MKPVRTVQPPLDFAPPRYTPWILTLLRVIGAPWLWINAKVSRVTVENPEPLVDLYRDFHQHKARMILAFRHPSTDDPPSLEHMLLSVLPGEARRLGKPIPGETHAHYLYERGILMWGGAAARWLFTRMGSVPIKRGTVDRTALKVIRQLLSDGPFPVALAPEGTVNGYSEIVNPLEPGVAQMGFWCVGDLQKANRDEEVWIVPLGMRYTFNRPPWQAIHRLLCQLEIDCGLDVRTPMPLLEGKERSEWFRQRLVRLGDYLLPQVETFYQRFYDQSLPREGALRDRLQALLSASLSVPERALGLDSEGELIQRRHRIEQAAWDRIFREDIDNIEALPLVEKALADRIAKESSELLWHMRLVENFVALKNDYVAEKPTVERIAETAILLWDLVARLQDAPIGSYPRLGLRTATVTVGDPISVTQYWPQYQQNRRQAIAAVTDELQVALEKMLL from the coding sequence ATGAAACCCGTCCGCACCGTCCAACCCCCCCTCGATTTTGCACCCCCCCGCTATACCCCTTGGATTCTCACCTTGCTGCGGGTCATCGGTGCCCCCTGGTTGTGGATCAATGCTAAGGTCAGCCGCGTCACCGTCGAAAATCCAGAACCCTTAGTGGATCTCTATCGGGATTTCCACCAGCACAAAGCCCGGATGATTTTGGCCTTTCGCCATCCGTCCACCGACGATCCCCCCAGTCTGGAGCATATGCTGCTGAGTGTGTTACCTGGAGAAGCTCGCCGCCTCGGCAAACCTATCCCCGGCGAAACCCACGCCCACTATCTCTACGAACGAGGCATTTTGATGTGGGGGGGAGCGGCGGCGCGCTGGTTGTTTACCCGCATGGGGTCGGTGCCGATCAAGCGGGGGACGGTCGATCGCACTGCCCTGAAAGTGATTCGCCAATTGTTGAGCGATGGGCCATTTCCGGTCGCGCTCGCCCCAGAAGGCACGGTCAATGGCTATAGCGAAATTGTCAACCCACTGGAACCGGGGGTGGCGCAAATGGGGTTTTGGTGTGTGGGCGATCTGCAAAAGGCCAACCGCGATGAAGAGGTCTGGATTGTGCCGCTGGGGATGCGCTACACCTTCAACCGCCCCCCCTGGCAGGCAATACACCGCCTGCTGTGCCAGCTCGAAATCGACTGCGGTTTGGACGTTCGCACTCCGATGCCCCTACTGGAGGGTAAGGAGCGGAGCGAATGGTTTCGCCAGCGATTGGTGCGGCTGGGGGATTACCTATTGCCTCAGGTGGAGACCTTTTACCAGCGCTTTTACGACCAAAGTTTGCCTCGGGAAGGGGCATTGCGCGATCGCCTGCAAGCATTACTCTCGGCTTCTCTGAGCGTCCCCGAGCGGGCCTTGGGGTTAGATTCCGAGGGGGAACTGATCCAGCGTCGCCATCGCATCGAACAGGCGGCTTGGGATCGGATCTTTCGAGAGGATATTGACAATATCGAGGCGCTGCCGCTGGTGGAAAAGGCGCTGGCCGATCGAATTGCGAAAGAATCGAGCGAGCTGCTCTGGCACATGCGTCTGGTGGAAAATTTTGTGGCGCTGAAAAATGACTATGTGGCCGAAAAACCGACGGTAGAGCGCATTGCCGAAACGGCAATCTTGCTGTGGGATTTAGTCGCTCGCTTGCAAGATGCGCCCATTGGTTCCTACCCGCGTTTGGGCCTGCGGACGGCTACCGTTACAGTGGGCGATCCGATTTCGGTGACGCAATATTGGCCTCAATATCAGCAGAATCGCCGTCAGGCCATTGCGGCTGTGACTGACGAGCTGCAGGTGGCTTTAGAAAAAATGCTTCTATAA
- a CDS encoding DUF4168 domain-containing protein: protein MIRWTAIATVASLGVFITDVQLPVAIAQDAPISEDIGLVSSEQVNDEQVTQLVRSLLAIQPLLEESTAQLQAAETEEQRWEIERSFIQLATSILEARGLTVEQYRQLMALANNDEAFSDRVASRLDELQP from the coding sequence ATGATTCGATGGACTGCGATCGCGACCGTCGCGAGCTTGGGAGTATTCATCACCGACGTGCAATTGCCTGTTGCGATCGCGCAAGATGCACCGATATCGGAGGATATCGGGCTGGTCTCTAGCGAGCAAGTGAATGACGAACAGGTGACTCAGCTGGTGCGATCGCTGCTGGCGATCCAGCCCTTGCTAGAAGAATCAACTGCACAACTGCAAGCGGCAGAAACCGAAGAGCAACGCTGGGAAATCGAGCGGAGCTTCATTCAGTTGGCCACCTCCATTCTGGAAGCGCGAGGGTTGACCGTCGAACAATATCGCCAACTGATGGCACTCGCCAATAACGACGAAGCATTTAGCGATCGCGTCGCCAGCCGCCTCGACGAACTCCAACCCTAA
- a CDS encoding ATP-binding protein — MNPDLFAQLQAIHSLLVYRSLLQTPVAQAWLECARQLLSAPDRSEQYAWQLQVLSAYGNWFEQLAERQCSGSDWLLRELLVTENAFSRQASRRDLGDLPRSLLEAAARDLSHLQQWWKQGDLLGCAVEKAAGQALVTWKDARSPSTAIARRLQDAEDWGDCVGDLAAYYRQNGVGLFGRYRAARWQDGQLAGIAAPDAIALDWIYGCDRQKMLLCQNTEALLARQPALNVLLYGARGTGKSSLVKSLLHRYGDRGLRVVEIARSDLRDLLVAIDRLAQLPHAFIVFIDDLSFAAAETEYKQLKVMLEGDIATRPENVCLYATSNRRHLVKEDLADRPRPSDTEVHAWDSVQETLSLSDRFGLTLTFPPFRQTDYFATVNHLADYFQLPLSPERLQREALIWAQQQNGFSGRTARQFIDRQRALCFAAGRAIPAESLTPEQAK, encoded by the coding sequence GTGAATCCAGATCTGTTCGCCCAGTTGCAGGCGATTCATTCTCTGCTGGTCTATCGATCGCTGTTGCAAACTCCTGTCGCGCAAGCGTGGCTGGAATGTGCCCGCCAACTGCTGTCGGCCCCCGATCGCTCGGAGCAATATGCGTGGCAATTGCAGGTGCTCTCAGCCTATGGCAATTGGTTCGAACAGTTGGCCGAACGGCAGTGCAGCGGGTCGGACTGGCTGTTGCGGGAGCTGTTAGTGACTGAAAACGCCTTTTCGCGGCAGGCGTCGAGGCGGGATCTCGGCGATCTGCCGCGATCGCTGCTGGAGGCTGCTGCGCGCGATTTATCCCACTTGCAGCAATGGTGGAAACAGGGGGATCTGCTGGGTTGCGCTGTGGAAAAGGCGGCGGGGCAGGCGCTCGTCACCTGGAAAGATGCTCGAAGTCCGAGCACTGCGATCGCCCGACGGCTGCAGGATGCTGAGGATTGGGGCGACTGTGTGGGCGATCTCGCTGCCTATTACCGCCAGAACGGCGTCGGGCTGTTTGGTCGCTATCGAGCAGCGCGCTGGCAGGACGGTCAACTAGCGGGCATTGCGGCACCAGATGCCATTGCCCTCGATTGGATCTACGGCTGCGATCGCCAAAAAATGCTGCTGTGCCAAAATACCGAAGCTCTGTTGGCCCGACAGCCCGCCTTGAATGTCTTGCTGTACGGTGCACGGGGAACGGGCAAGTCGTCTCTAGTCAAGTCGCTGCTGCATCGATACGGCGATCGCGGCCTGCGCGTGGTGGAGATCGCGCGGTCGGATTTGCGGGATCTGTTGGTGGCGATCGATCGTCTAGCGCAATTGCCCCACGCCTTCATCGTCTTCATTGACGATCTGTCATTTGCTGCTGCAGAAACTGAGTACAAGCAACTCAAAGTCATGCTGGAGGGGGATATTGCGACTCGGCCCGAGAATGTCTGTTTGTACGCCACCTCCAATCGCCGCCATTTGGTCAAAGAGGATCTGGCCGATCGCCCCAGGCCCAGCGATACCGAAGTCCATGCCTGGGATAGCGTTCAGGAAACTTTATCTCTGAGCGATCGGTTTGGCCTCACCCTCACCTTCCCTCCCTTCAGACAGACCGATTATTTTGCCACAGTCAACCACTTGGCAGATTACTTCCAGTTACCGCTCTCTCCCGAGAGGCTGCAGCGAGAGGCCCTGATTTGGGCGCAGCAGCAGAATGGTTTTTCGGGACGGACGGCCCGCCAATTTATCGATCGCCAGCGAGCCCTGTGCTTTGCCGCCGGTCGAGCTATTCCCGCCGAATCACTGACCCCCGAGCAGGCAAAATAA
- a CDS encoding DUF3110 domain-containing protein produces MRVFVLLLNADTDSEGIHTLKQGQTDTVLMFEQEDDAARFAMMLEAQDFPTLTVEAIDDEDIKEFCQSAGFRYRLVTPKDLVVPPEANLSEDAWDLNREGETAATEVAEGDRDSDGKLSDAALERLRKQFENLL; encoded by the coding sequence ATGCGAGTTTTCGTTCTACTGCTCAATGCCGATACCGATAGCGAAGGCATTCATACCCTCAAGCAGGGGCAGACCGATACAGTCTTGATGTTCGAGCAGGAGGACGATGCTGCTCGATTTGCCATGATGCTGGAGGCACAAGACTTTCCAACTCTCACGGTGGAAGCAATCGATGACGAGGATATCAAAGAGTTTTGCCAGTCGGCGGGATTTCGCTACCGCTTGGTGACGCCTAAAGATTTGGTGGTGCCGCCGGAAGCAAATTTGTCTGAGGATGCCTGGGATCTCAATCGCGAGGGGGAAACTGCTGCCACTGAGGTGGCTGAAGGCGATCGCGACTCGGATGGCAAGCTGAGTGATGCAGCTCTGGAGCGCTTGCGCAAGCAGTTTGAGAATTTGCTTTAA
- a CDS encoding pentapeptide repeat-containing protein, whose protein sequence is MTVEELLELYESGQRDFAGVELVGATLSMENLSEILLTGANLSRAVLMGVDLSRADLMEANLQGAQLWKANLSVANLAGANLAEANLWDANLWDANLRQAKLQRANLTGANLWNADLTAADLSRADCTGANFTGAILSEAQLVKAQLRKVELASADLVEANLTKANLMESNLAGVNLSDAVLDSVQAIGANLSHTQVDGANFAGACLRGAEFEGVDLDAARFERTVMPDGDIRSS, encoded by the coding sequence ATGACGGTGGAGGAATTACTGGAGCTCTACGAGTCTGGCCAGCGCGATTTTGCCGGTGTCGAATTGGTTGGAGCAACCCTCAGCATGGAGAACTTGAGCGAGATCTTGCTGACTGGGGCCAACTTGAGTCGTGCCGTTTTGATGGGGGTCGATCTCAGCCGTGCCGATTTGATGGAGGCGAACTTGCAGGGGGCTCAGTTGTGGAAGGCCAATCTGAGCGTGGCAAATTTAGCCGGTGCGAACTTAGCGGAAGCCAATTTATGGGATGCCAATTTATGGGATGCCAATTTACGGCAAGCAAAACTACAGCGGGCAAATTTAACGGGAGCGAATTTGTGGAACGCTGATTTGACGGCAGCCGATTTGAGTCGTGCAGACTGCACGGGCGCTAATTTTACAGGAGCGATTTTGTCAGAGGCTCAGTTGGTGAAAGCTCAATTGCGCAAAGTGGAATTGGCCAGTGCCGACCTGGTGGAGGCGAATTTAACCAAAGCCAATTTAATGGAGTCGAATTTGGCTGGGGTGAATTTATCGGATGCCGTCTTGGACTCCGTGCAGGCGATCGGGGCAAATTTGAGTCACACACAGGTGGATGGTGCCAACTTTGCGGGAGCCTGTTTGCGCGGGGCAGAGTTTGAGGGAGTGGATCTGGATGCCGCTCGGTTCGAACGCACAGTCATGCCCGATGGCGATATCCGCAGTAGCTAA
- a CDS encoding long-chain fatty acid--CoA ligase yields the protein MSATPFYPNSPCEFEPAVHTRWQGCLDLDAMAVEANLTTLPTLWRELADCYGDRLALRDPHSKPTVELTYRQVYEQAIAFASGLQSLGCSGGERVAIVAENSPRWLIADIGTAMAGLANAPRSSAADARELAYILQHSDSRIAIVENAKTWQRLQPELAGTDIEQVILLSDEVVEGCLTFAAVQAKGRSHSFTPPDLSREDLATLIYTSGTTGRPKGVMLTHGNLMHQVEALRQLLPLNAGDRVLSILPTWHAYERAGEYLVLSQGCQVIYTNPRHLKTDLKTEQPHFLVAVPRIWELLYDGIQQQLQRQTGLKQALARTCLAISHRYIVERRIARNESIQHFHISPLRRGWAALQAGLLAPLHQLGDRLIYRTIRQAVAPQLRYAISGGGSLPSHIDTFFEVTGIAVLNGYGLTETAPVLAGRGPSHNVRGTVGRAIAETEIKIVDPETHTPLPAGRVGLVFARGPQVMQGYYNNPEATAKVLSSDGWFNTEDLGWLTPAGDLVLTGRAKDTIVLRNGENIEPVPLEDACSRSPYIDQIVVVGQDQKRLGALIYPNEEAIAAWGQSRGLPAENLLQQAAVRELIASELKQRIRQRPGYRSDDTIADFCLVPEAFSIENGLMTQTLKIKRKQVTERYAEAIASLYEP from the coding sequence ATGTCTGCGACCCCGTTTTACCCGAACAGCCCTTGCGAATTCGAGCCAGCCGTTCATACTCGATGGCAGGGCTGTCTCGATTTGGATGCTATGGCTGTTGAAGCGAACTTAACCACCTTGCCAACCTTGTGGCGGGAGCTGGCCGATTGCTACGGCGATCGCCTCGCCCTGCGCGATCCCCACAGCAAACCGACGGTCGAGCTGACCTACCGACAGGTGTACGAGCAGGCGATCGCCTTTGCCAGTGGCTTGCAGTCACTCGGTTGCTCTGGGGGAGAACGAGTCGCGATTGTGGCGGAAAATTCCCCTCGCTGGTTGATTGCCGACATCGGCACCGCGATGGCGGGGTTGGCCAACGCCCCCCGCAGCTCTGCGGCAGACGCGCGGGAATTGGCTTACATTCTGCAACACAGCGACAGCCGCATCGCGATTGTGGAAAATGCTAAAACTTGGCAGCGGCTGCAGCCGGAATTGGCCGGGACCGACATCGAGCAGGTCATTTTGCTCTCTGACGAAGTTGTTGAGGGGTGTTTGACCTTTGCGGCGGTACAAGCCAAAGGGCGATCGCATTCCTTTACTCCACCCGACCTCAGCCGCGAAGACTTAGCGACCTTAATTTACACCTCCGGCACGACAGGACGCCCGAAGGGGGTGATGCTGACCCACGGCAATCTGATGCATCAGGTGGAGGCACTGCGGCAATTGCTACCCCTCAACGCGGGCGATCGCGTTTTGTCCATCTTGCCCACCTGGCATGCCTACGAGCGAGCGGGAGAATACCTCGTGCTCAGTCAGGGCTGTCAGGTGATTTACACTAACCCCCGCCATCTCAAAACCGATCTCAAGACCGAGCAGCCTCACTTTTTAGTAGCCGTGCCGCGCATTTGGGAATTGCTCTACGACGGCATCCAGCAGCAGTTGCAGCGACAGACCGGCCTCAAACAGGCTCTGGCTCGCACCTGTTTGGCCATCAGCCATCGCTACATCGTCGAGCGACGCATCGCCCGCAACGAATCGATTCAGCATTTTCACATCTCTCCCCTGCGACGGGGCTGGGCTGCACTGCAAGCCGGATTGCTCGCCCCCCTGCACCAACTGGGCGATCGCCTCATCTACCGCACCATTCGCCAAGCGGTTGCGCCCCAATTGCGCTATGCCATTAGCGGCGGCGGCTCGCTGCCCAGCCACATCGACACCTTCTTTGAAGTCACCGGAATTGCCGTGCTCAACGGCTACGGTCTCACCGAAACGGCTCCCGTCTTGGCCGGTCGCGGCCCCAGCCATAACGTGCGCGGCACCGTGGGAAGGGCGATCGCCGAGACTGAAATCAAAATCGTCGATCCCGAAACTCACACCCCTCTACCTGCAGGCCGCGTGGGCCTCGTGTTCGCTCGCGGACCGCAGGTGATGCAAGGTTATTACAACAACCCCGAGGCAACCGCTAAGGTCTTATCCTCTGACGGCTGGTTCAATACCGAGGATCTGGGCTGGCTGACCCCCGCAGGCGATCTCGTGCTGACGGGGCGAGCAAAGGACACGATTGTGTTGCGCAATGGCGAGAATATCGAGCCGGTGCCCCTAGAAGACGCCTGTAGCCGCAGCCCTTACATCGACCAAATTGTAGTCGTCGGTCAGGACCAAAAACGACTCGGGGCTCTGATTTACCCCAACGAAGAGGCGATCGCCGCTTGGGGGCAATCCCGAGGACTGCCCGCCGAGAATCTATTGCAACAGGCTGCCGTCCGCGAACTGATTGCCAGCGAACTCAAACAGCGCATTCGGCAACGCCCCGGCTACCGCTCGGACGACACCATTGCTGATTTCTGCCTCGTCCCGGAAGCGTTCTCGATTGAAAATGGGCTGATGACTCAAACCTTGAAAATCAAGCGCAAACAGGTGACCGAACGCTACGCCGAGGCGATCGCCAGTCTGTACGAGCCCTAA
- a CDS encoding MFS transporter → MTSSSESKAIEPRETPPSEKLSLVTKLAFGVGDMGAGMTATIMVFYLLFFLTEVAGLPPGLAGTVLLVGKAWDAINDPIIGSLSDRTKSRWGRRHSWMLCAAIPFGLFFFIGWMVPDFGADIATNPWPWFWYYAIVAILFHTFYTCFNLPYAALTPELTEDYNERTSLNSFRFTFSISGSILALVMAQVIFGQIDDLKMRFVVLAGAIAVMAVIPIFLCVWGTEERYSSATEHGLSYFEQIKVVFSTKAFLFVIGIYLASWLSFQLTASIIPFYAQHWMGMEDPTPLAITVQGTAIVMLFVWSYFSRKLGKRMVYFLGMSLWIVAQIFLFFLPQGDRGFLFFLCFLAGIGISTAYLIPWSMIPDVIDQDELNTGERREGVFYAFMVLLQKLGLAIGLFMVGQALEISGFNHDLAVQPDSALMAIRVAIGPLPLVFLICGLILAYFYPITRKRHAEILKQLHERKGLPAPTCD, encoded by the coding sequence ATGACTTCAAGTTCCGAATCAAAGGCGATCGAGCCGCGCGAGACACCACCCTCTGAAAAGTTGAGCTTAGTCACTAAGCTCGCTTTTGGCGTGGGGGATATGGGGGCGGGCATGACAGCCACTATCATGGTGTTTTACCTGCTGTTCTTTCTGACCGAGGTGGCTGGGCTGCCGCCGGGGCTGGCGGGAACAGTGCTGCTGGTTGGCAAGGCATGGGATGCCATTAACGATCCCATTATTGGGAGTTTGAGCGATCGCACCAAGTCCCGCTGGGGGCGCCGTCATTCTTGGATGTTGTGTGCGGCGATCCCGTTCGGGCTCTTCTTTTTTATCGGCTGGATGGTACCGGACTTCGGAGCCGATATAGCCACTAACCCGTGGCCTTGGTTCTGGTATTACGCCATCGTTGCAATTTTGTTTCACACCTTCTACACCTGCTTCAACTTGCCCTACGCTGCCCTGACGCCCGAATTGACGGAGGACTATAACGAGCGCACCAGTTTGAATAGCTTTCGCTTCACGTTTTCGATTAGCGGCAGCATTTTGGCGTTAGTAATGGCCCAAGTGATTTTTGGCCAAATCGACGATCTGAAAATGCGCTTTGTGGTGTTGGCTGGGGCGATCGCCGTGATGGCGGTGATTCCGATTTTTCTGTGTGTTTGGGGTACCGAAGAACGCTATAGTTCTGCCACCGAGCACGGGCTGTCCTATTTCGAGCAAATCAAAGTTGTTTTCAGCACCAAGGCATTTTTGTTTGTCATCGGCATTTATCTGGCCTCTTGGCTGTCTTTCCAGCTCACAGCCTCGATCATTCCCTTCTATGCCCAGCATTGGATGGGAATGGAAGATCCCACGCCTCTGGCGATTACAGTGCAGGGGACGGCGATCGTGATGTTGTTTGTCTGGAGCTATTTCAGTCGTAAATTGGGCAAGCGGATGGTGTATTTTTTGGGCATGTCACTGTGGATTGTTGCCCAAATTTTTCTGTTCTTCTTGCCTCAAGGCGATCGCGGTTTTCTCTTTTTCCTTTGCTTCTTGGCAGGAATCGGCATCTCGACGGCCTACTTGATTCCTTGGTCGATGATTCCCGATGTGATCGATCAGGACGAATTGAATACGGGGGAACGTCGGGAGGGGGTGTTCTACGCATTTATGGTGTTGTTGCAAAAGTTGGGGCTGGCGATCGGTCTGTTTATGGTGGGGCAGGCGTTGGAAATTTCGGGCTTCAATCATGATTTGGCAGTGCAGCCGGATTCAGCTTTGATGGCGATTCGAGTGGCGATCGGCCCGCTGCCGTTGGTGTTTCTCATTTGCGGTCTGATTTTGGCCTATTTCTATCCGATTACCCGCAAGCGTCATGCGGAGATTTTGAAACAACTGCACGAGCGGAAGGGGTTGCCCGCGCCCACCTGTGATTGA
- a CDS encoding nuclear transport factor 2 family protein yields the protein MESDRVETETEALLAANEAFYRAFEKRDMEAMEAVCSQGIGCLCAHPGRLPLQGWQAIGESWRAIFRNTDYLEIDTEIISVEVNGDLGYVVAIEHVMQVAKRQRGKARSLATNIFERMGPNWYLIHHHGSPLL from the coding sequence GTGGAGAGCGATCGCGTGGAGACTGAGACTGAGGCTCTATTGGCGGCGAACGAGGCGTTTTATCGGGCGTTTGAGAAGCGCGATATGGAGGCAATGGAGGCGGTCTGTTCGCAGGGGATTGGCTGTTTGTGTGCCCATCCCGGTCGCTTGCCGCTGCAGGGCTGGCAGGCGATTGGCGAGTCTTGGCGGGCGATTTTTCGCAATACCGATTACCTCGAGATCGATACGGAGATTATTTCTGTAGAGGTGAATGGGGATTTGGGTTATGTTGTGGCGATCGAACATGTGATGCAGGTGGCGAAGCGGCAACGGGGGAAGGCGCGATCGCTGGCCACCAATATTTTCGAGCGGATGGGGCCGAATTGGTATTTGATTCACCATCACGGCAGCCCGTTGCTGTGA
- a CDS encoding N-acetylmannosamine-6-phosphate 2-epimerase, with protein sequence MNSERFNWGDLLQSLRHRLVVSCQAEGESPFNSPEGVAMFARAAEQNGAAAIRTEGVAKTRKIVETVSLPVIGLVKTQFPDGTVCITGSFQAVEDLLSTGCNLVAMDGTLRSRPAPDSDLNGPALIRAVKQRYDCIVLADISTDEDAAACVEAGADCLSTTLSGYTPATADLPRDRPNLDLVSRLTQTHHLPVFAEGRVNSPARAAQAIAAGAWAVVVGTAITRPDTITRWYVEAVEAAAGQ encoded by the coding sequence ATGAATAGTGAACGATTCAATTGGGGCGACCTACTGCAATCGCTCCGACATCGCTTAGTGGTGTCCTGTCAAGCGGAGGGAGAGAGCCCATTTAACTCCCCAGAAGGGGTGGCGATGTTCGCGCGGGCAGCAGAACAGAACGGAGCAGCAGCAATTCGGACAGAAGGGGTTGCAAAGACTCGCAAGATTGTTGAAACGGTCTCGCTGCCAGTGATCGGACTCGTGAAAACGCAATTTCCCGACGGGACGGTTTGCATCACCGGCTCTTTCCAAGCTGTGGAAGACCTGCTCTCCACTGGCTGCAATCTTGTGGCGATGGACGGAACCTTGCGATCGCGTCCCGCTCCAGATTCAGACCTCAACGGTCCCGCATTGATCCGTGCTGTCAAACAGCGTTACGACTGCATCGTCCTGGCCGACATTTCCACCGACGAGGATGCTGCAGCTTGTGTAGAAGCAGGCGCGGATTGCCTGTCGACCACCCTGAGCGGCTACACCCCCGCAACGGCAGATTTGCCGCGCGATCGCCCCAATCTCGATTTGGTCAGTCGACTGACCCAAACCCACCATCTGCCGGTGTTTGCAGAAGGGCGCGTCAATTCGCCCGCTCGGGCGGCACAGGCGATCGCCGCTGGAGCCTGGGCCGTAGTGGTGGGGACAGCCATCACGCGTCCCGATACGATTACCCGTTGGTATGTGGAGGCTGTAGAGGCAGCAGCAGGGCAGTAG
- a CDS encoding ABC transporter permease: MSRQESSLRRFVTTRLLLLPATLWMVATILFVLLRIVPGDPVDAILGPRASEAVREQMRADLGLTGSLWVQYLNYLGQLLRLDLGTSISSTGKPVREIIATFFPASAELAIAALLVALAISIPLGVLAATHPRSPVDTATRTASILTYAIPVFWVGMMVQLVFGVYLGWFPIGNRLPVSMAEPRAITGLYAIDAAVTGNWAALGEALHHLAMPAVTLGLVLAGVFVRTIRVHLTEVLRSPYIAAARAKGLREWRVVFVHAGRNALVPILTVMGLVVASLMGGALLTEVTFSWPGLASRLILAIGQRDYPVVQGLVVFFASIAIAVSLLLDILNAYIDPRIRY; encoded by the coding sequence GTGAGCCGTCAAGAAAGTTCCCTGCGTAGGTTTGTCACCACTCGACTACTGCTGTTGCCCGCCACATTGTGGATGGTCGCGACAATTCTGTTTGTCTTGCTGCGTATCGTTCCGGGAGATCCGGTGGATGCGATTTTGGGGCCGAGGGCATCTGAGGCCGTGCGGGAGCAGATGCGGGCGGATTTGGGGCTGACAGGCTCGCTTTGGGTGCAATACCTCAACTATTTGGGCCAGTTGTTGCGTTTGGACTTGGGCACTTCGATTTCCTCCACTGGCAAACCAGTGCGCGAGATTATTGCCACCTTTTTTCCCGCTTCGGCAGAATTGGCGATCGCCGCTCTGCTGGTGGCCCTGGCGATCTCTATCCCCCTGGGGGTTCTCGCCGCCACCCATCCCCGCAGCCCTGTAGACACCGCCACCCGCACCGCCAGCATTCTCACCTACGCGATTCCGGTATTTTGGGTGGGCATGATGGTCCAGCTCGTGTTTGGCGTTTATCTGGGCTGGTTTCCCATTGGCAATCGCCTGCCGGTCAGCATGGCCGAGCCCAGAGCGATTACCGGGCTGTATGCGATCGATGCTGCTGTGACGGGAAATTGGGCGGCTTTAGGGGAAGCTCTGCACCATCTGGCGATGCCTGCAGTTACTCTCGGCCTCGTCTTAGCTGGGGTGTTCGTGCGCACGATCCGGGTGCATCTCACTGAGGTGTTGCGATCGCCCTATATTGCCGCCGCGCGAGCGAAAGGGTTGCGAGAATGGCGGGTGGTGTTCGTTCATGCGGGGCGCAATGCGTTGGTCCCCATTTTGACAGTGATGGGGTTAGTGGTGGCATCACTCATGGGAGGGGCGCTGCTGACAGAAGTGACGTTTTCTTGGCCGGGGTTGGCTAGCCGTTTGATCTTGGCGATCGGGCAGCGGGACTATCCGGTGGTGCAGGGGTTAGTGGTGTTTTTTGCCTCAATTGCGATCGCAGTTAGTTTGCTGTTAGACATTCTCAACGCTTACATCGATCCCCGCATTCGCTACTGA
- a CDS encoding FecR domain-containing protein, with protein sequence MNQPTLARVLPRLGACLVALAVLHATAFAAPERRLNRTSRWLEVRSIRGRVAYLPIALETEQVAQLGDRLVAVGDSLSTAVDSGAQLQFDDGIGSLRVYDNTAIEVSRIETQTDGSKITHITVPQGTVQFQIRRFTHPGSRLRIETPAGIAGVRGTNFGVGVTPDGSNTAVATLSGSVSASAQGKTVIVNGGFYSTIERGQPPTAPLPLGSSNLRVGIRRLEVVDLPDGRVGVQLAGVLHPINSIVFNGTIAPSDRAGLFQSEVIPLQDNRHLTITVRSPVWGSRDYELTLTEDRWILDNPTARPQVILPARGSVIRRE encoded by the coding sequence GTGAACCAACCGACGCTAGCCCGAGTTCTTCCCCGTTTGGGAGCGTGCCTGGTTGCTCTGGCTGTTCTACACGCCACTGCTTTCGCCGCGCCCGAAAGACGTCTCAACCGCACCAGCCGCTGGTTAGAAGTGCGCTCTATTCGCGGCCGAGTGGCCTACCTCCCGATCGCCTTGGAAACCGAACAAGTTGCCCAACTGGGCGATCGCCTCGTGGCTGTGGGAGACAGCCTCAGCACGGCAGTAGACTCAGGCGCTCAATTGCAATTCGACGATGGGATTGGCAGCCTCAGAGTATACGACAACACAGCGATCGAAGTTTCTAGAATTGAGACCCAGACAGACGGCAGTAAAATCACCCACATTACCGTGCCGCAAGGAACGGTGCAATTCCAAATTCGGCGATTCACCCATCCCGGCTCCCGCCTGAGGATCGAAACCCCCGCCGGCATTGCCGGAGTACGGGGCACGAACTTTGGGGTGGGGGTCACCCCCGACGGCAGCAACACAGCAGTGGCCACCCTCAGTGGCTCTGTCAGTGCCAGTGCCCAAGGCAAGACAGTCATTGTCAATGGCGGCTTTTATTCCACCATCGAACGGGGCCAGCCCCCCACCGCTCCCTTGCCTTTGGGATCGAGCAATCTGCGGGTGGGAATTCGGCGACTGGAAGTGGTGGACTTGCCGGACGGCCGAGTCGGAGTTCAACTGGCGGGGGTGCTCCATCCGATTAACTCCATCGTCTTCAACGGCACGATCGCCCCCAGCGATCGCGCGGGACTGTTTCAAAGCGAAGTCATTCCCCTGCAAGACAACCGCCACCTCACCATCACCGTGCGATCGCCGGTTTGGGGCTCCAGAGACTACGAGCTCACCCTGACAGAAGACCGCTGGATACTCGATAACCCAACTGCTCGGCCCCAGGTTATTTTGCCTGCTCGGGGGTCAGTGATTCGGCGGGAATAG